The Collimonas sp. PA-H2 genome contains a region encoding:
- a CDS encoding MgtC/SapB family protein has product MDWKIFTLRVLLALTLGSLIGAERQMRQRMAGLRTNALVSIGAALFVMVSAFESDPQGATRIASYVVSGIGFLGAGVIMREGINVRGLNTAATLWCSAAVGVLCGLGHALEAAIGAAAILGANVLLRGVSHMINRQDLHSATETEQVYRLSIVCRPEDEVQVRTLMLHMLNGMPHLVVQSLHSEDLASGTQLEVRADLITSASNHLQLEQIVSRISLEKGVSAARWAVLNSVDA; this is encoded by the coding sequence ATGGATTGGAAAATATTTACCCTGCGCGTATTGCTTGCCCTGACCCTGGGTTCCCTGATCGGCGCCGAGCGTCAGATGCGCCAGCGCATGGCGGGTTTGCGCACGAATGCACTGGTATCGATTGGCGCCGCGCTGTTCGTGATGGTTTCCGCGTTCGAGTCGGATCCGCAGGGAGCAACACGGATTGCCTCTTATGTCGTATCCGGTATCGGCTTCCTTGGCGCCGGCGTCATCATGCGCGAAGGGATCAATGTAAGGGGTCTGAATACTGCTGCTACTTTATGGTGTTCGGCCGCGGTCGGCGTGCTGTGCGGACTTGGACACGCGCTGGAAGCTGCCATCGGCGCCGCCGCCATCCTGGGCGCGAACGTGCTGCTGCGTGGCGTCTCCCATATGATCAACCGCCAGGATCTGCATAGCGCGACGGAAACCGAGCAAGTGTATCGTCTCTCTATAGTATGCCGGCCGGAAGATGAGGTGCAGGTACGCACCTTGATGCTGCATATGCTGAATGGCATGCCGCACCTGGTAGTGCAGTCGCTGCATAGCGAGGACCTGGCGTCCGGCACGCAGCTGGAAGTACGGGCCGACCTGATTACTTCTGCCAGCAATCATTTGCAGCTGGAGCAGATTGTCAGCCGGATCAGCCTGGAGAAGGGCGTCAGCGCCGCCCGTTGGGCGGTATTGAATTCGGTGGATGCATAA
- the tcdA gene encoding tRNA cyclic N6-threonylcarbamoyladenosine(37) synthase TcdA, with amino-acid sequence MSSSVASASGVSVPTAVDLDEIDFDRRFGGIGRLYGAAALARFLQAHVCVIGVGGVGSWAIEALARSAIGNLTMIDLDNLAESNINRQIHALTDTLGQAKVSALAARIAQINPYCHVTEVEDFISADNLPEMIGEGRYDYVIDAIDNVRAKAAVIAYCRDKGIRLITIGSAGGQVDATCIEVRDLAKTEQEPLLAKVRKRLRSEYRFPRGDKVRFGIDAVFSTEPISAPLVEQACAVDADTAPGVTGLNCAGYGSAVVVTATFGLVAAGHVLRKLAADAAPVA; translated from the coding sequence ATGTCCTCATCTGTAGCCAGCGCTTCCGGCGTCTCTGTTCCCACCGCTGTCGATCTTGACGAGATTGATTTCGACCGCCGTTTCGGCGGCATCGGCCGTTTGTATGGCGCCGCCGCTCTGGCCCGCTTCCTGCAGGCGCACGTGTGCGTGATCGGTGTCGGCGGGGTTGGCTCCTGGGCGATCGAGGCCCTGGCGCGCAGCGCCATCGGCAATCTGACCATGATCGACCTCGATAATCTGGCTGAATCCAATATCAATCGCCAGATTCATGCTCTGACAGATACGCTCGGCCAGGCCAAGGTGAGCGCGCTGGCGGCGCGTATCGCCCAGATCAATCCTTACTGCCATGTCACCGAGGTGGAAGATTTCATCAGCGCCGACAATCTGCCGGAAATGATAGGCGAAGGGCGCTATGACTACGTGATCGACGCCATCGACAATGTGCGCGCCAAGGCGGCGGTGATTGCCTATTGCCGCGACAAAGGGATACGCCTGATCACCATCGGCAGCGCCGGCGGCCAGGTCGACGCCACCTGCATCGAAGTGCGCGACCTGGCGAAAACCGAGCAGGAACCGCTGCTGGCCAAGGTGCGCAAGCGCTTGCGCTCGGAATATCGCTTCCCGCGCGGCGACAAGGTTCGCTTCGGCATCGACGCCGTATTTTCCACCGAGCCCATCAGCGCGCCGCTGGTCGAGCAGGCTTGCGCGGTCGATGCCGATACAGCGCCGGGCGTTACCGGTCTGAATTGCGCCGGCTACGGCTCGGCGGTGGTAGTGACGGCTACTTTCGGCCTGGTTGCCGCCGGCCATGTCTTGCGCAAGCTGGCAGCAGATGCCGCGCCCGTCGCTTGA
- a CDS encoding hemerythrin domain-containing protein has translation MPNALIATAPDFSQPIAVLKHCHDRIRKQLETLQNLLDHLPQHGNDAQAQQAAHSVMRYFNQAAPHHHADEEVDLLPMLTTTASGEDAALLQKLMPEIMAEHQQMDDLWQVLNLQLAPIADGATATPACQLSPQDVQQFSAIYSAHMEKEETWIAPMAKRLFSTQQMQQLGAAMQQRRGIPA, from the coding sequence ATGCCCAACGCACTGATAGCCACCGCGCCAGATTTCAGCCAGCCGATTGCGGTGCTCAAGCATTGCCATGACCGCATACGCAAGCAGCTGGAAACGCTGCAAAACCTGCTCGATCACCTGCCGCAGCACGGCAATGACGCCCAAGCCCAGCAAGCCGCGCATAGCGTCATGCGCTATTTCAACCAGGCCGCTCCGCATCATCACGCAGATGAAGAAGTCGACCTGCTGCCGATGCTGACCACGACCGCCAGCGGCGAGGACGCCGCCCTGCTGCAAAAGCTGATGCCGGAAATCATGGCCGAGCACCAGCAGATGGATGACCTGTGGCAGGTGCTCAACCTGCAACTGGCGCCGATCGCCGATGGCGCAACGGCCACCCCGGCATGCCAGCTGTCGCCACAAGACGTCCAGCAATTTTCCGCCATCTATTCCGCCCACATGGAAAAAGAAGAAACCTGGATCGCACCGATGGCGAAGCGGCTTTTCAGCACACAGCAGATGCAGCAGTTAGGGGCAGCCATGCAGCAACGCCGAGGTATTCCAGCATGA